The Rhodothermus marinus DSM 4252 DNA segment CCAGCTGGTAGCCGACGAACTGGGCATTCCCTATGCCCAGGTTTACGGCGTGGCCACCTTCTACACCCAGTACTACAAGGAAAGGAAAGGCAAGTACGTGCTGGACGTCTGCACCTGCTTTACCTGCCAGGTGTGCGGCGGCTACGACATCCTGCACTACCTCGAAGAAAAGCTGGGCATCCACAAAGGCGAGACGACGCCGGACGGCCTGTTCACGCTGCAGGAGGTGGAATGCCTGGGCGCGTGCGGCTCGGCACCGGTCTTGCAGGTATCCAACGGGCCGTACGTGCACAACCTGACGCCGGAAAAGGTCGATCAACTGCTGGAGGATCTGAAACAGGGCAAACTGCCGCCCTTCGTTTCGCTCACGCTGCCCCAGGACGAGGCGGAGCTGGGCGGCAACCGGCGCTCGGACGCCGAAGCCGTCGAGTCGTACCAGACCCCGCCGGTCGCCCACCACACGCGCTGAGCCGTATGGAGGCGGTGCAGACATATCGCTGGACGCGCGAGGCCTTCGAAAAACTGGCTGAAGTCGGGCTCGTCGCCCCCGACGCCCGCCTCGAACTCATCGACGGCGAAATCCTCCAGAAAATGAGCCCGCAATCCAGCCAGCATGCCACGGCCGTCCTGCTGGTCGCCGAGGCATTGCGCTCGATCTTTACCCCACCAGTCTACACGATCCGCGTGCAGTTGCCGCTGGCGCTGGGTCCCTACAGCGAGCCTGAGCCCGACGTGGCCGTCGTCGAGGGTGCGCCGCGCCAGTATCGCGACGAACACCCCTCGTCGGCGGTGCTGGTGGTGGAGGTGGCCGATGCCTCACTGCAGTTCGACCGCACGCGCAAGGCCGCGCTCTACGCCCGCGCCGGCATCCCCGAATACTGGATCGTCAATCTGCTCGACGGCGTGCTCGAAGTCTACCGTCGGCCCGAAAACGACACCTACCAGCAACGCATGGTGCTACGCACCCAGGACCATGTGCGACCGCTGGCCCGACCGGAGGTGGAAATCGCGGTGGCCGAACTGTTGCCCTGACGATGATGGAGGCGGTGCAGACATATCGCTGGACGCGTGAGGCCTTCGAAAAACTGGCCGAAGTCGGGCTCATTGAACCCGACGCCCGCCTCGAACTCGTCGACGGCGAAATCCTCCAGAAAATGAGCCCGCAATCGAGTCGCCACGCTGCGGCCATCCGCCGGATTGAAGAAACGCTTCGGAGCGTTTTTCCGCTGGATCGATACGACGTGCGCGTGCAGTTGCCGCTGGCGCTGGGTCCCTACAGCGAGCCCGAGCCCGACGTGGCCGTCGTCGAAGGCACCCTCGACGACTACGTCGAGGCGCATCCTTCGACGGCGGTGCTGGTGGTGGAGGTGGCCGATGCCTCGCTGCAGTTCGACCGCACGCGCAAGGCCGCGCTCTACGCCCGCGCCGGCATCCCCGACTACTGGATCGTCAACCTCCTCGACGGCGTGCTCGAAGTCCATCGCCAGCCCGAAGGCGATACCTACCGGGAACGTCTGGTGCTGCCGT contains these protein-coding regions:
- the nuoE gene encoding complex I 24 kDa subunit family protein translates to MADFVKKPVVPLPELHPEPQIPADQLFFTEEEKAKIARFKEQYLEPAGAVMKTLWLAQEKFGFLPPEVLQLVADELGIPYAQVYGVATFYTQYYKERKGKYVLDVCTCFTCQVCGGYDILHYLEEKLGIHKGETTPDGLFTLQEVECLGACGSAPVLQVSNGPYVHNLTPEKVDQLLEDLKQGKLPPFVSLTLPQDEAELGGNRRSDAEAVESYQTPPVAHHTR
- a CDS encoding Uma2 family endonuclease, with protein sequence MEAVQTYRWTREAFEKLAEVGLVAPDARLELIDGEILQKMSPQSSQHATAVLLVAEALRSIFTPPVYTIRVQLPLALGPYSEPEPDVAVVEGAPRQYRDEHPSSAVLVVEVADASLQFDRTRKAALYARAGIPEYWIVNLLDGVLEVYRRPENDTYQQRMVLRTQDHVRPLARPEVEIAVAELLP
- a CDS encoding Uma2 family endonuclease; protein product: MEAVQTYRWTREAFEKLAEVGLIEPDARLELVDGEILQKMSPQSSRHAAAIRRIEETLRSVFPLDRYDVRVQLPLALGPYSEPEPDVAVVEGTLDDYVEAHPSTAVLVVEVADASLQFDRTRKAALYARAGIPDYWIVNLLDGVLEVHRQPEGDTYRERLVLPSQERVRPLARPEVEIAVAELLP